A single Quadrisphaera setariae DNA region contains:
- a CDS encoding AEC family transporter has product MAGVLAGFVTIIALIALGALLAQLRVLDLDAQKVLSRLAFYVASPALMVVTLAGADVHQVLSANLVASAAAFAVAAGLYVTASRLAFRHDLARTTVGALSAAYVNAGNLGLPIAAYVLGDAALVAPTWLLQLLLLQPLALVALDVGVADRRPPLRRVLRRPLSTPLTVGSLVGLALSLTGLRIPALVADPLQLVAGMAVPAMLIAYGISLRLGPRPGAGAGELAVGASLLAVTVLAALPTAQNISVHATRYDRGVIIARDAIFATTALSVPVIALIAAILTP; this is encoded by the coding sequence GTGGCTGGGGTGCTGGCGGGGTTCGTGACGATCATCGCCCTCATCGCCCTGGGGGCGCTGCTCGCCCAGCTGCGCGTGCTGGACCTGGACGCCCAGAAGGTGCTCTCGCGCCTGGCCTTCTACGTGGCCTCCCCCGCGCTCATGGTGGTGACCCTCGCGGGGGCCGACGTCCACCAGGTGCTCTCGGCCAACCTCGTCGCCAGCGCTGCGGCCTTCGCGGTGGCTGCGGGCCTGTACGTCACGGCGTCCCGACTGGCCTTCCGCCACGACCTGGCCCGCACGACCGTCGGCGCCCTCTCGGCGGCCTACGTCAACGCCGGCAACCTCGGCCTGCCGATCGCCGCCTACGTCCTGGGGGATGCCGCACTGGTGGCTCCGACGTGGCTGCTGCAGCTGCTCCTGCTGCAGCCCCTGGCCCTGGTCGCGCTCGACGTGGGCGTCGCCGACCGCCGCCCGCCGCTGCGCAGAGTGCTGCGGCGCCCGCTGAGCACGCCCCTGACGGTGGGCTCCCTGGTCGGGCTCGCCCTGTCGCTGACCGGTCTTCGCATCCCCGCCCTGGTCGCCGACCCGCTCCAGCTGGTCGCCGGCATGGCCGTTCCGGCGATGCTCATCGCCTACGGCATCTCCTTGCGCCTCGGACCCCGCCCCGGCGCCGGGGCGGGTGAGCTCGCGGTCGGCGCGTCGCTGCTGGCGGTCACCGTGCTGGCGGCCCTGCCGACAGCTCAGAACATCTCCGTCCACGCCACCCGCTACGACCGGGGCGTCATCATCGCCCGCGACGCCATCTTCGCGACGACAGCGCTGTCCGTTCCGGTGATCGCACTCATCGCCGCCATCCTCACGCCGTGA
- a CDS encoding DUF6204 family protein — MTEQPARPATATRTYRTEVIGQFARPEGELRARLLADQGAHDVFSSAFTEDGCWTYGLTLTRFTVRHLLVIPASSAVEADEDAATEALVRTMALLEENGVAWRGDLSVSVTCLEDLKPRR; from the coding sequence GTGACGGAACAGCCAGCCCGGCCCGCAACGGCGACTCGCACGTACCGGACTGAGGTCATCGGCCAGTTCGCACGTCCCGAGGGTGAGCTGCGCGCGCGGCTGCTGGCGGACCAGGGCGCCCACGACGTGTTCTCCTCGGCCTTCACCGAGGACGGCTGCTGGACCTACGGCCTGACCCTGACCCGCTTCACCGTGCGCCACCTCCTGGTCATCCCGGCGTCCTCGGCGGTCGAGGCCGACGAGGACGCCGCCACCGAAGCCCTCGTGCGGACGATGGCGCTGCTGGAGGAGAACGGTGTCGCCTGGCGCGGGGACCTGAGCGTGTCGGTGACGTGCCTGGAGGACCTCAAGCCGCGACGCTGA